The DNA segment ACTTCAATGATTGCTCAAAGTCTTGTACAGGTTGCAGACCTTGCTTGCTGGGTCGGGCCCGAGGCCGGTTTCTCACTGTAGGCACAGGTGTAGACACAGTCACTATTGGTGAAAAAGTGACCCGACGCGACGAGCTTCCGGCAGTTTGCTGAGAGGGAGTTGCAACGACGATCCCATCATTGTCCTCTTCAGCGGTCTCCAGCATGTTGTCAGGATCCTGTGTGGCTGAACCATTAGATGTCGTGTTGCCAGCAGGTTGTTCGATGAGCTCTTTCCTCTTATCCTCTTGGCTGACTTTGATACGCCACACGTTGTTCCGTGGCCTTGCAGTGTCGACTTCATACGTTGGATTGACTCGTAATTCCTCACGTACACGATCCTTCCAGGCACGAGGAGCGGTGCTGTAATACGGGTAGTTCGCCTCAATCCATTGAAAGATGTCCGTGTTTGACAAAGTTGTCTTGTCAGTCGACTCAAACGCCATTTCCACCATGTTCGCCCAAGAGATGTCCGGCGGTCGCGAGTAGTCAGCAGAATTTTCGCTCAGCAATGGCTGCGAAGTATCGCGTGCGACCTCAACATCGCTCTCGTGTGCATCTCCACTATCATGCACGAGAGTAGTTGCTCTTGCCCGCTTCTTTCGGCTGTGTCGGCGTCCTTGGCTGTCCTCTTCAACCTCTGAGAGAGTGGCGTCGTTTGCCTTGGCGGCTGACTCTTTGCGAGCAGTCACCCGTGACGCCGATATTGTGTCAGCCATCCACGCGCGAGGCGCTTCATCGGCCTGTCCGTCCGGTGGCACTGCAGTCGTAATCGCAGGTATCACATGCTCGATGTCGTGTGGGATGGCTCTGTTGCCTGGCGGGTGACTGAGCCCATTGGTGCTGTTCGAGGTCTCTGTCGCTGGGGCCGCGAGTCTACCCGAGACTTTGGTCTTCTTTGGCTGCGTATTCAGAGCAGACACGTGAGCCTGCTCAAGCCGGGCATCAGCCCCTTGGCGTCTAGCCACGGCGTTGATGGTTGGACTCGACTGATGCGCCTGTTGCATCTCTCGCTCTAGCTGCAGCGATGCTGCGGAAGAAAGGTTTTCGTCAAGATCGGGATACGAGCCTGGACGGGCAGCATTGGAGAGCGCTTGCAAAGCTGGATCGAGCGCGAAAGGAAGGCTGTCTGGCTGATTCAGCTGCTGAATCTCGACGGGATCTGGATGCGCCGTCATGTATGATCGACGTCGATGACTGTTCCCGAGCGCTTGCCGAAGGAGAGCGTTGCTGGGCCTGTGGTTCGTAGAGGGCATCACAGTGGGAAGGCTGTGCCTCGAGCGGCGAGATGAAGAGGGAACGTTAGACGCTATAGACTGTGGTCCTGCTTCTTCGTTGCGTACCATAGACATTGGCGccgcatcgtcgtcgccatgCGAATATGGGTCAGCCGAGTGTGCTTCGTGGCCTAGTCTGGCCCCTGCGCGGAGTTGACTGTAATGATGCTGGAGAGCGCCCTGAGTGCGGTTATGAAAACGTTTCGCAATCTTTTGCCAGCTCAATCTGTCGACCTCACGTAGTCGCACAAGTAGCGCATCCTCTTCAGCAGTATACGACCGTGATGCACGCTTGAGCGCTTTCTGTTCACCTGAGTCCGACTCCTCGACAGCGTCGTGCATGTCAGTCTTGTCCCCCGCCAGTAGCTCATACCGGCGCTGAACAGCATCCGGACTACGTCCGGGTAAGCGCTCTGCTATCTCTTCCCACTcaagctcatcgtcttcgcgaTAGGCGAGAAGGTCTTCGTCTTGTTGTGCAGTCCACTGCACATCCGGAGACATATTGGGGTACTCATTAGACTGCAAACGAGCATTGAAGAGCACCCTGCCCGGACAGTCTTTACCCTTGAGCTTGGAACTGTAGTTCTTCTGAACGTTTTGCACGCTGCGCGGCGGAAAGTGTTGGGCAATAGCTACCCAGCTCAGGCGGTCGTATTCCTTGAGCCTGATGAGAAGTGCGTCGTCCTCTGTGCTCCATTTATTGTTTATAAGGCCCGGAGGGGTCCATGCAATCGGCCGTGAAGTGTTGGCAGCGTAAGTAGTAGGTTGAGTGGCTGGCTGTTCACTCAAATGAATGCCATTCTCAACTGCTGGCACCTGATGTGTTGAAGGCGGTTGTGGGTCTGTGTAGATGTGCGCATGCTCTTTCACTAACAACACATTTGACTCGGTCGCAGTGTTGGTAAGATCAGGTATGGGAGTGTTTTCAGCCAGAGGGGTGCGCTGAGATGAAGGAGGGCGCTTGGGCACGAGGCTTTCATTGGTGACAAAATCATGCTCGGATACAAGAGTTTGCTCCGGTACAGAACCTGACTTGGGTGAGGCAATGTTCTCGTTGCGGTCTGGCGGTTTTGAATGCACTGCAGGAGGTGTGACAGAGTCGAAGCCTTTCATGCGGCCATGATGGTCGTAATATTGCCAACACGACTGGCACAGATCTTGATCGTGGGGCCCCTTGTGCCAGCTTGAAGATCGGGTCAGACTACAATTCCAGCATCTCTTAGCTTCGCCAGAGTTCTTCGCACTGCCAAATCGACGCACCGGCGCCGTCTTGTCCAACGCCGGAGTCTCGGTACGACGGCGCCTTTTCCGCTGTTCGGGGTTCGGTATGGCCCAGAGAGAAGGGGTCCCAGGGGAGGGAGCATTCGGAGAGGACGAAAGCGGCTGCGGCGGAGGCGAAACATCGCGCTTGCGTTTTGATTTACTTGATGGCCGAAGCTCAGGGTAGTCCCAGATGGGATCCGCGGCCCTGCGCACCGTCGCAGGTTTCTTCttagatttcttcttcttcgaagacgCACCCATGAGCTTCGCCAGCTGATTGGCAATGCTCATGCCCAGAGCGTGGACTGTCTCATCATCTGCTACTGGCCGCTTCCCTCTGGCATGCGATTCGACAGTAGGCGATCGTCTTAAACCACGACTTTCGTCAAGCATGAAGCTGGGCGTAGCAACAGAAGAAGCCGTCTCGTAGACCGAGCTCGTCTCGCTGCTGTCATCATCTGGAATCTCCAACGGCCGATGGTGGGTGCCCTCGCCCGCGAGAAGCTGCATGAGGTGGGGAAGACGGGGTGGAGGTCGCGATGCATTGTGGGCAGGTGCCGGTACGCTGTAATCGCGCAAGCTCAGTCCGCGGCGGGACGAATCTCTTGTCGATTCCGCGACGCTCTGGTTCTCAGATTCGCTCTCTGGCCCTGAGCCATCCTGACTGTCCTCCCCCTCtgtttcttcctcgtcttcggatGTCGACTCGTCCTCATGCGCCAGCTTCTCACGGAAGTTCTTGACAAAACGAGAGGAAGCGGACTTGCCGGAGTCGACCTCATTGCGCATATGTTCCAGATGCCCATTGTTGACAACGAGCTCATCGGTGTGGATGTCGAACTCATCGCCCACGCCCGTGAAATCGCGCTCGTATTTGCGAAAGATGTGCTCGAAGCGCGATTTCAGCTTTTGATCATTGCGCCCACGCTCGATGTCCAGCTGTGTCAgcgcatcgtcgtcgttatcACGTTGAGGCGCCATGAGTGGGCATGCGGGACATTGCGCGTGGCGGCGCGAGCGGTGGCAGCGGGGGCAGCGGAGTGCACGATAGACGTCGCTCCGCTCTCAGGCAGACGCGATGTTGACGCGCGTGAAGTGGGAGGCATGGAAAGTGGAGCCGAGAAGCGAAGTCTTGGCACCCTTCGCGCCTCACTCGTTTAAACCGACTCGCGGTAACACATGATCGATTGACAAGTGCACAGTATCGCCCTCAACAAACACGGGCATGATGATGCCTAGTCCACTGGACCTTGCAAATCCTGTGTCCAAGCCGCCATTTAGCAGCAGTTGAGATCCGTCATGGCCGCTCCAACGTTGCAGTGCCAGAAATGCAAGACGCCGCTGCGAGTTGATGCCTCTCTCCAGCATCTCAACCCGGCTTCTTTCAAGATACTGGCCGATGCTGCACCGATTCTGGAGCCCAAGGCCCCTGAGCCGCCTCGATCAGCCGCTTCGGCGGAGAGAAAGCAGCTATATGATCACGTCTCGCAGCGTGCAGGTCCACCCGTCCACAAGAAAGATGTTCGACAGCCTACGAGAACAGCAGGTACCCGGAACACCGCCGATGATATGTCCTACATTATGCTTTCCGAATCGCAGGTAGCGCCTGTCGCTGCCTCGcccagcaagaagaaagcaGCTACCAAGAAACCGGCGGCTCCAGTCATTGCTGATGACCAATCCGCATTGTCTGAGGAACTAGAGACGACAAGGAGACTCTTTGAGATTCTGTCTGCTCGATCAGATATCGACCATCCAGTGTGTTCTGAATGCACCGAGCTCCTTCTAGAAGGCCTGCAAAAGCGCCAAGTTGCTGTCAGCCGTGAACGTGATGCTTATGTCGACTTCCTGAAAAAGGCTCAACAGGATATCCCCAccgaggaagagaaaatgCAGACCAAACGTGCTCTGGAGGATGCGCAACGGCGCGAGAAGAAATCTCTAGATGAGCTCGAAGCTTTGGAAGCCGAGAAGGCGCGGATGGAAGATGAGATGGCTGCTCTGgatgctgaagcagaagcgctagatgaggaggaagagaatttctgGCGCGAACGTAACGCTTTCACTGCTGAACTCACGGGTTTCCAAGAGGAACGCGACAGCCTGCAAACTCAACTTGCGCACGACACCAAAGTTTTGGAAGCGCTCCAGCGTACGAACGTCTACAACGACACTTTCTGCATTGGTCACGATGGAACATTTGGAACTATCAATGGGCTTCGCCTAGGCAGGACACCAGAGCAGTCAGTCGATTGGCCGGAGATCAATGCAGCGTGGGGTCAGACACTACTGCTATTGACTGTTGTTATCGACAAGCTTGGTTATAAACTCAAGGGATTCGAACTGGTTCCCGTCGGCTCGACTTCAAAGGTGGTCAAGTTGGAGTACGCGCAATCAGCATCGACAGTGGATGGAAAGCCGAAGAAACATGTGTTTGAGTTGTTCAGCAGTGGCGACTTGCCTCTGGGGCTGGGATTCCTACATCGCAATTTCGACAACGCCATGGTTGCGTTTCTCGAGTGCTTACGTCAAGTCGGCGAGCATGTGGAGCGCACAACGCCCAAATCTGGCAACACTGGTTTAAAAATGCCATATCCGATTGCCAAAGATAAGATCGGGGACGTCAGTATCAAACTCGGCAATTTTGGCCAAGAGGAGCAGTGGACCAAAGCTTGCAAATATACATTGACCTGCTGCAAGTTCCTGCTCGCCCACGCTAGTCATGTCTCTGACGCGAACGAAGCAAGGAGTGGTCGCTGAAGAAGCACAATTGTCAACACTATCCCAATTGCGCCCCAATAGCTTGCAGAGGTGCGCCTCGCTGGTGGAGCAGCTTCAAGGTCTCCTCAGCCTCGCGGTCCAAAGGTTCTGGGCCAGTTCGAGATACGATTCCAGTCTTCGGCTCGATCTCAAGCGTCTCCCCTGAAATATTGCCATCGAGGCATTGCTCAAAGGCTTGCACAACAGACTCCATTGATACAAGCAAGCCCCGTGATTCCATCGCGGAATAGAAAACCTCGTTAGAAATATTCGTTCTGACAACATTCGGGCAAATCGCGTTAAGAGTTATCTGTTCCTCCGGAAGGTGCTTGCCATAACTGCGAGTGAATCCGACTACACCGTGCTTGGCTGCAGTGTAGATTGGCAAAGTCGGAACGCAGTAAAAGCCGCAGACCGAGGCTGTCACGGCGACTGCATACAAATGTCAGCGCTATGCATCACTCAAATCACTGCATCGCTTACTCTTGCCTCGGAAGCCGGCCTCGTCCGGTTCCTGACGTCTCATCTGCTGTATTGCAAGCGCGCAGGTATACAGCACTCCATTCAGATCAACGTCGAGTACTTTCAGGTTGGGTTCGACGAAGTCGGTGCTTGTAGGATCGTTGGGTATCCAGACCTTTTCTCCAATACCAGCGACTGGCGCGCGTGTCAGTGAGTCGGCCGGCACAAAAGCGATGGATGGCGATGCAGCATACTGGCATATACATAGTCAATCCTGCCAAATCCGCCTAAGACCGCTTTGAAAGCGCTGATCTGGGAATCCCAGGTTGCGGCATCAAGAGCAACTGCCAATGCAGCACCAGGCAGAGTTCTAGCCACGGCCTCGGCTTGTCCAATGTTGGCATCTGCAATCGCCACGCGAATGCTGGGATTGAATCAATGATTGCCGCCCCCAAGAGCATTGTCGGTGTTGATTGCATTTACCCTCTCTTCGCCAGCATTTCCGCCACCGCCTTACCGATGCCGCTGGCACCGCCTGAATTCACTCAGCTGTGTCGACATTCGCCCGAGATCCGGACAAACCTGTCACATATGCAGTTTTGGGCGCCATGATTGCAGCATTAACAACTCTTTGCTCCTGACGAAGAGTTTGCGCCAGTAACAGTAGTTTGTCGCAAAAGGATAATTGCGTAACAGATTGGTTGCTACGTTGAGCGTGCGTGATGATGCAGCGCCTCTTCGCTCTGGAAGCCTGTTCCCGGTTATCCAAGAGGGGTCTGGTGGTGACCCCGCCATGAGCTTGTCTGCACATCACCTGCCTTAAGTCTATCGGGTGCGGAGTACTCTCACTACAaggagttcgaagtccgacaACGTGTTCGGACGGTTCGTCGCTTGGAGGGCCTTGTATTCAAATGGAAACTTCGACCGTACTCTGTCAAAGTCTCGAAGACCTGGCTGTCAGATACGCGCGAACGTACACGCATAATGATTGTGAGACGCTATGAGAAGCCGCACGATGGGCTGTTCTGTGCAGAAGTTATGAACCGCCGACCGCGGCTATGACATTTCTCGTTCCCACTACTGCCGCCTGGGCCTGTCCGCTCCCATCAAATGCACTTGGCGGCACCTAAGAAGCGCGAGAAGCTCAACCCTTACTAATATTGACGAGCGAGCTGGCGTATGGTGCCTCGCCCGCGCGTTCCGTGGGCCTTCCGTAGGCGTTCCGTAGGCGTTCCGTGGCCACGTGCCAGCAGCGCCGCTGCGCTGTCGTTGATTCAGGTGGGCTTACACCCATCACGGCGGCTTGATGCTTCTTGATGAGATCTGCTACAGGCATTTCGCGATGCTCGATCTTTTCGATCGTATCTACGATCACGCCGGTAGCTATAACGATCCGCCGGCGTCACATTCCGGCCGGGAGCTATGTGGGGTCCTTCCACTTCCTGCTATCGCGTGGATGTCGCATTCGAGTTCTTGGTGTCTCTCCTCCCTCTAACGTTGGCTGCCAATATCCCCACCATGCTCTGTACTAATGCCGAAGTCTGCCTCGTGCGGTGACTCGGTGGGTACAGGAGTTCGGCCTTCCGCTGGTTTCAGGATGGTGTCGAGCAGCTGTGTCAACATATCTTGCAAGGCGACGAGTTCGACTTTGGGATCTTGACGCTTGAAGTCCCCCTTTGAAATCTTCATGGAGCACGGCTGGTGTGTATGTCCGAGCTCCATCTTGTCGGCTTCCGGAGGCGCGCGTGGTAAAGTGTCGGCGATCAGGTCATCTTGCTTTCTGCAAGCAAAAGAGCGCACATCTCCGGGATCGCTCGAATGATTGTTGCGATACTTGATGAGAGGCAACGTCGCATGATCAGACAGAGACCGCGTGATGGGCACCGCGGAGGTCGAAGAGACGCTTAGTGCAACGAGCGAAAGAAGCGAAGGTTTCATGGCGGCGCTGCCGACCGAGAACGCTGCTGGCTAAATGCCAAAGTAAATGGAAGCCAAAGCAGCGAGAGCTGCGAGTGTTAGGGAGGACCAGTTCCTATGGCTAGCAATGCACCTGACATCCAGTTGCGCTGTGATGTCACCAGCCATGTCCTCGCCTTTATCTCCTGGACACTCTGTTCATCGTTGCTCTATCTGGATGCTGGTTTTCCTGTCAGCCATTCCCGTGAGCATCTGGCTACCGGACCGTTACCGAACATCCTTCGCGCCCTTTCCGACTTATGCCTGCTATCTGTAAGTCTTGCATCTCGTCGTGCGTAGCACCGTCGTTGTCGGCGTCGCTGTTGGTACTCGCACAATTGCTCCGGACCATGATTTGACTGAAGGTGACGTGTAAGATATGCGGATCGTCGGGGACCCGAGGCATAGATCTGGTTAGAGTGAAAAGTCTGGAATCTGCTTCCAAGACGTTGGCAGATCAGCGCTTTTCCTACCATAAAGTCATTGAAAATTTGGCTTATTGGTGGATACgacgtctgctgctgtctcACGCGCATGTGAGAGCATCTTCAGCAACAGTCTTTTTGAAACAGAGAGATGTCATCTGGATCTCGCGACATATGTTCTGACATCAGCGGAGCGGCTCTCAGATATCGAACAAC comes from the Cercospora beticola chromosome 4, complete sequence genome and includes:
- a CDS encoding uncharacterized protein (BUSCO:EOG09262FJB), whose protein sequence is MAAPTLQCQKCKTPLRVDASLQHLNPASFKILADAAPILEPKAPEPPRSAASAERKQLYDHVSQRAGPPVHKKDVRQPTRTAGTRNTADDMSYIMLSESQVAPVAASPSKKKAATKKPAAPVIADDQSALSEELETTRRLFEILSARSDIDHPVCSECTELLLEGLQKRQVAVSRERDAYVDFLKKAQQDIPTEEEKMQTKRALEDAQRREKKSLDELEALEAEKARMEDEMAALDAEAEALDEEEENFWRERNAFTAELTGFQEERDSLQTQLAHDTKVLEALQRTNVYNDTFCIGHDGTFGTINGLRLGRTPEQSVDWPEINAAWGQTLLLLTVVIDKLGYKLKGFELVPVGSTSKVVKLEYAQSASTVDGKPKKHVFELFSSGDLPLGLGFLHRNFDNAMVAFLECLRQVGEHVERTTPKSGNTGLKMPYPIAKDKIGDVSIKLGNFGQEEQWTKACKYTLTCCKFLLAHASHVSDANEARSGR